CACCGCTCGCCGTCGTTCCTGCCCTGGCACCGGCGGTTCCTGCTCCAGTTCGAGCAGGACCTGCAGTCCGTCAACCCCGCGGTGACCCTCCCCTACTGGGACTGGACGGCCGACCGCACCACCTCGGCGAGCCTGTGGGGGGCCGACCTGCTGGGCGGCAGCGGCCGGCCGGGCGACGGCCGGGTCACCACCGGCCCGTTCGCCGGCGCGGGCGGCCAGTGGCCGATCTCGGTGCGGCCGGACAGCCGCGACTACCTGCGCCGCTCGCTGGGGACCGGTGTCGGCCAGCTGCCCACCCGCGCCGACGTCGAGTCCGTCCTCGCCGTCCGGACGTACGACGCCGCGCCGTGGAACAGCTCCTCCGACGGCTTCCGCAACCAGCTGGAGGGCTGGCGGGGCGTCAACCTGCACAACCGCGTCCACGTGTGGGTCGGCGGGCTGATGGGCACCGGCATGTCGCCCAACGACCCGGTGTTCTGGCTGCACCACTGCTTCATCGACAAGCTGTGGGCGGAGTGGCAGCGCCGCCACCCCGACCAGGGCTACCTGCCGACGGTCGCGACGCCCGACGTGTGCGCGCTCGGCACTCCGATGAAGCCGTGGAACGACACCACCCCGGCCGACATGCTGGACCACACCCGGCACTACACGTACGACAGCACGTTCTGACGCTCCGACGGCGGTGCTCCCACCTCCCACCTCATGACCGCCGGGCTTCTGGGCTGCCGGGCGTCTGGGCTTCTGGGCCGCCGGACGAGTGGAACCCACGCGGCGCGGCGCCTGCCGGACGGTGTCCGGCGGGCGTCGCGCCGCCGCTCACGGTGTCATGAGGGCATGACGACACACTGGCTGATCGAGTTCACCGACGAACTGATGAGGATCACGGACGACCTCGACCAGACGCGTGCCGCGGAGTTCGTCCGCAAGGTCTACGAGGCCGGCCGCGAAGCCGGCCACCGCGAGGCGGCCGAGGGCGGCGAGCACAGCGGCTGGTGACGGCCGTGCCGGTGGCCGGGCGGCGCGTGGGCGGGACCTGGGCGGCGCACGGGCGGCTGCGGGTGTGCACGTATCGTGAGAGCCGCTGCGGTGGCCGGCTCCGGAGCGGCGGTGCGCCCGAGCAGCGGGCCGGCGGACCAGTCGGCCAACCGACCAGCCGACCAGCCGACCAGCCGACCAACGGGAGGACGAGCGATGGCCGAACCACGGGCGAGGCGGCCCGCCCGTCCGCGCGAGGAGGTCTTCGCGACCGCCCGGGCGGCCATCGCGGAACACGGCCTCGACAAGCTCACCATGGCCGGACTGGGCAAGCAGCTGCAGATGAGCGCCGGCCACCTCCTCTACTACTTCGGTTCCAAGGACCAGCTGCTGCTGGAGACCCTGCGGTGGAGCGAGGACCAGCTCGGTGAACGCCGCCGCGCCGCCCTCGCCCGACCGGATCTCGACGTCCGGCAGCGGCTCACGGCGTACGGCGACCTCTACCTGCCCGAGGGCCCGGGCGACCCGCGCTGGATCCTGTGGGTGGAGGTGTGGGGGCGCTCGCCCGCCAGCGCGGAGATCCGTCAGGGCCAGCTGGAGATCGAGGCACCGTGGCAGGCCGACCTGGTCGCCCTGCTCCAGGAGGGCATCGACGGGGGCGAGTTCCGGATCCCGGACGGCCGCCCGGGCGACCGCGCCGGCATCGAGGGCCGGGCCCGCCAGATCCGCGCCGTCCTGGACGGGTTCGCCGTCCCGCTCGCGATCGGCCTGCCGGGGGCCGACCGGGCGGACGCGCTCGCCCAGGTCGCGTCGGTGACGACCGCCCTGCTCGGAGCCGGCTGAATCGGACGGCCACGAGCAGCCGGCCACCGGACGGCCCGCCGGGCCCGTGCACCGGGCCGTGCGCCGGGGTACGGGGCTCCGGTGGGGTCACTCCGTCCAGAGCGCCGCCGCGGTGCGGTCGTCCGCATAGCCCTTCGCGCGGACCTGGACCTGCCGCAGGAAGTCGACCGTGCCCGGCGGGTGCGGATGCGCCCAATGACCGGACAGGAAGCGTGCGACGGCGGGCTCGTCCGCGATCGGCCCGGCCAGGCCGGGGGTGCAGAGCAGCAGGATGTCCCCCCTGGTCGCCGGGACGAGACGGAACCGGAACGGCCGTGGCGCCACCGGTGATACGGCGGCGAGCGGCGGCTCGCCGTCCGGGTGGTGGAGCAGCCGGGCGGCGTAGGCGTCGATCCAGTGGCCCGAACGCAGCAGGTAGAGGCCGCCGGGCCCGGTCCCGAAGGCAGCCCGGTAGCCGGCCTCCGGGTCCAACGACACCAGCAGGCAGTGCAGCGACCCGGACTCCCCTCGGCCGGGTGACCGCCGCCCTCGGTACCGATGTCGTCGCGCAGCCCGCCCGCCCGGCCACCGGGCGGGTCACCGGGCACAGCGCCGGTCGGGCCGTCGGCGTCGGCGAGGCCGTCGGGCGCGCGGAACGGCGCGGCGGCGCGGACGGTGAGCCGCTGCAGGCCGTAGCGGAGACGATCGCGGGCGCCCGTCCGGAGGTCGGCGGCGAGTTCGAGTCGGCTGCGGCCGATCGCGGCGGCCAGCTGGCGCGCCGCCTCGGCAGCAGCCGCGGAACCTGCCGCCGCGTCGTCGCCGCGGCCGGGTGCCGCGACCACCGCGAGCAGCAGGCCGTCCGCACCCTCGCCGAACCTGGTCACCAGCAGCGCGTCCCGCCGCGGTTCCCCGCGGAACCGGGCCGAGTCGCCGCGCACCGACACCGCCCGCAGTATGGCCGCCCCGTACTGGGCGCCGTCGACGACGGTGTCCGGGACGATCGCCGCCATGCCGTCCGGCTCGGCGGCCGGCAGGGCGGTCGGCTCCGGTCCGTAGGTGGGCGGCCGTTCACCGACGTACGGCACCGGCGGCTCGACCGGCGCGCGGCGCGGCGAGGGCTGCGGCGCAGCGGGGGACGGGGTGACCTGGGACGGGGTGGTGGGGGACCGCTCGGCCTCGGACGGGGTGGCGGGTGGAACGGGGGACGGCCGAACCGGAGCGGCGCCGGGCTCGGAGAGCCCCGCGGCCGGGGTGGGTACGGGGCTCGCGGGCGCCACGGGCGGCGTGGGATCTGCGGAAGGCGCCGGGGTTGCCGGGGTCGCAGGGGTTCCCGCCCGCCGGTCGGGTCGGGCGGCCGCCCTCGGGTCCGGGCGATCCGGACGGTCCTGGCGTTCCGGACGGTCCTGGCGCTTCGACGGCGGGGTGTAGGGGGCCGGTGCCGGCATGGGACGCGGGCGGCGCCGTTCGGGAAGTGGCGGCGGCGGCGCGACCACGGCCTCGGGCTCGGGTTCGGGCTGCGACTCCCGTTCGGGCTCGGACTGCAGTTCCCGTTCGGGCGGGAGCTCGGACCGGGGTTCCGTCACCGGGTCCGGCTCCTTCCGCAGGTCCGGCACCGGCGCGGGCGTCGGCGGGGCGGCCGGCGATCCGATCACGCCGATCGCCGAGTCGAACCAGTCGTCGACGCTGGGCTCGGACGGTGCGGGAACGGGGTCGGGGTCCGGGTCCGGGTCCGGGTCGGACTCGGAGTCGGGGACGCTGGCCTGATCGGAGTCGGCCGAGGTGGCCGGGGGCTCGACGAAGTCGACCGGCTCGGGGGCCTCGGAGGACTCCGCCGGGTCGGGCCCCGGCGGCGCGGTGCGCTGGGGGCCGATGAGGGTCGCCGCGGTGTCGAACCAGTCGTCGACGCTGCCCTCGCCCGCCTCTGCGCCCGGGGTGTCCGGCAGGGTGCCGGCCGGGCCCGTGTAGACGGAGTGCCACCAGCCGTCGTCCGACCGGTGCTGCGCGGGTGCGCCCTGGTTGCTCACGTGGCGGCTCCTCGTACCGTGTCTGCCGTCTGCCGAGCAGGCTGGGTGTTGCCGGACTCGACGTCGATTCTCCCCAAGGAGAACGACGGTGTCCGGGATTCGGGGACACCCGCCGCTCGCTGGACGGGGCGGCCCGTCGGGTTCCGGCCACCTGGGCCGCGGGCTGACAGGGCCGGCCTGCCTCCGACGAGCAGACATCGAGCGGGAGGTCGGCGGGCGGCCGGCGGGCGGCCCTGCGGGCGACGGGGAGCGACGGGTGCTCCGAAGGCCGCGAATACATGGTCCAAGAGGGGCATCGCATCACTCGATCAGCCCATTAATATGTGCGCATGACCGCGCCCGCACCCGTGACCGCCGAGCCGGAGAGGCCCGTCCGCGTGGGCGGCCACCCGGCAGTGGTGCTGTCGGTGCTGCTGGTTGCAGGTCTGCTGGCGCTCCTGCCGTGCGCGGGCAACGCGAAGGCCGTGGGCCTCGCCGCGCGGGCCTCCCACGCCCACGCGGCCGCCAAGGCCGGCGCAGTCCCCGCAGCTTCGGCCGCGGCATCCACCTCCGCCTCCGCCCCTGACCCGGCTGCCGCACGGCAGAACGGGATCGCCGCCATGTCCCGGGCTCCCCACAGTGACGGGCACCAGGCGGCGCTGTGGGCGGACTTCCCGGGGCGGTCCGACATCTGGTGCACCGCCGACGGCGGCGTTCCGGGGCCGGGCAAGGGCTGCACCAGCCACCCGTTCTGCGGGCCGGGGGCGCAGTTGCCGAACGCCCCGCCGCAGCCCGGCGCGGTCGCGCTGCCGCTGCTGGTGGCCGCCCACGAAGTACCGGCCGCCGTGCCTGTCGACACGCCCTTCGTGTCCGGCCCGGCGCCCGATCTCCATGTCCTGCAGGTCCACAGGTCCTGAGCGGAACCCACCGACGGACGCCACCGGGACGCCCCGGGGTGCCCGTCGGCTCCGCCACCCCCACCCCTCTCGCCACACTGCCGTGCCCGAGCGCGCGGCGGAGACAAGGACAACTCATGGGTTCCGCCTCCAAGCAGTCCAAGCCCACGTCGGGCAACCCCGGCAACCGCCAGAGCCAGGCCGACCGGCAGGCCGACCGCAAGGCCCGGATCGCCGAACTCCGCGAGGCCGAGAAGCGTCGCGACCGCCGCAACAAGATCATCGCCTTCAGCGTGGCCGGCGTCCTGGTGGCCGGCATGATCGGCGCCGGCGCCTGGATCGCCCTGGACGCCAAGCACACCAAGGACGCCAAGGCCGCCGCGGCCAAGGCCCCGATCACCGGCGTCAAGACGTACAGCAACCTGTCGCGCAACCACGTCGAGACCAAGGTCACCTACCCGCAGACCCCGCCGGTCGGCGGCGACCACAACCCGGTCTGGCTGACCTGCATGGGCAACGTCTACGACAAGCCCGTCCAGAACGAGAACGCGGTGCACTCCATGGAGCACGGCGCCGTCTGGGTCACCTACAACAGCAAGGCCTCGGCCGCCGACATCAAGACGCTGTCGACCAAGGTGAAGGCCACCCCGTACTCGTTCATGAGCCCCTACCCCGACGAGAAGGGCACCGTCACCCTGAGCGCCTGGGGTACCCAGCTGGTCGTGGACAGCGCCAGTGACCCGCGAGTGGAGCAGTTCTTCACCAAGTACGTCGAGGGTCCGCAGACGCAGGAGCCCGGCGCCTCCTGCAGCCAGGGTGCGATGCAGTGACCCGCCGCAACAAGGCCCGGACGGCCGGGCGCGGCGACGAGCTCGACCGCGGGCTCGACGAGGGCTTCGGCGGCGGCCTCGACGACGGAACGGCCGCGGCCGTGACCGCGGGTGCGGTGACCGCGGCGCGGCCCTCGCGTCGGCGGATGATGTGGTGGCCCGCCGCGCTGGCGGCCGTGGTGGCGCTCTGCCTGGGGCTGCCGGCACTGGTCGCGGGCAGCGGCTCGGCCAGCGGGTCTTCGGTGGCGGCCGCGCCGGCCTCCGACTCCCCGAGGCCGGGTTCGCCCGCGACATGTCGACGCACCATCAGCAGGCGATCGACATGTCGTTCATCGTCCGCGACCGCACCCAGGACCAGGCGGTCCGCCTGCTCGCGTTCGACATCATCAACACCCAGGCCAACCAGCGCGGGATGATGATGGGCTGGCTCGACCAGTGGGGCCTCACCCAGAGCACCGCGGCCAAGCCGATGGCCTGGATGGACCACACCTACGAGGCCCACGACGGCTCGCTGATGCCCGGCATGGCGACCAACGCCGACCTGGACAAGCTGCGCGCGCTGTCCGGGAAGGACGCCGAGGTGTACTACCTCCAGCTCATGATCGAACATCACAAGGGTGGTGTGGCCATGGCCCAGGGTTACGTCGACCGCTCGACCAATGCGGTCGAGAAGCGGCTCGCCCAGAGCATGGTCAACGGTCAGCGGGGCGAGATCGACCTGATGACCGACATGCTGCAGAAGCGGGGCGCGAAGCCGCTCTCCTGAGCGTCGCCCGCACCGGGCGAACGCCCGGAGCAGGGCACGCGAGGCGGGGTGGACGGGGCCGGGCGGCCCCGTCCACCCCGCCTTCGTCGTCGCCTGCGTCGTTGCCTGCACCGTCGATGTGGCGGGGCCTGGCGGGCGCGGGTTGCGGCACGGCGGGAAGCCCGGAAGCGTCCACCGGCCCGCGCTAGCGGCGGACGTCCCGTCCGGGAACGCAGAGACGGACCGCGGCCAGCGCAGTGACCGTGAGCAGCGCGAGCACCGCACGCCCCCGGCGACCGCACCGGCGACGTGCACGCCCAGCACGGGCAGCGCCGTGCCGAGTGCAGTTCCCAGGCTGCGCACCATGTTCACCATGCCACCGCCGACAGCCGAACTCTTCGCCGGAATGGCTCGCATGACCAGCGCATTGTTCGCCGGCAGCAGCAGCCCGAGGCCGTAGCCCGCCACCGCGAGCGGCAACGGCGCCAGCACCGCCGAGAGCGGCAGGACTGCCAGGGCACCGAGTCCGGCCGCCGCCACCAGAGCACCCACCCGGCCGCGCGTCCCGTCGCACCACCGCCCGGGCAGCAGGACGGACCCGGCCGTGGCCGCCAGCGCGAACGCGGCCGGCAGCGCCGTGATCACCAGGCCGGCCGTCGCAGCCGGCACGCCCGCATCGGACAGCATCGCCGGGCCCAGCACCAGCGGACAGAACAGCAGCAGGTAGCCGATCAGCGCCACCCCCAGCCCGGCCCGCACACCCGGAGTGTTCACCAGGCCGGGCGCAATGATCGGACGGTCGGCCCGCTGCTCCTGCCGCGCCAGCGCCACCGCGAGCACCACGGCGGCCGCGAAGAGGACGGCCACCGCCCAGCCCGGCAGCGGGAGTCCGGACGCCGCCGAGAGAGCCAGCAGCAGAGCGGTCGACGCCCCGGCCAGCAGACCCAGCCCGAGCAGGTCGAAGCGGGCCTC
The Kitasatospora paranensis genome window above contains:
- a CDS encoding TetR/AcrR family transcriptional regulator encodes the protein MAEPRARRPARPREEVFATARAAIAEHGLDKLTMAGLGKQLQMSAGHLLYYFGSKDQLLLETLRWSEDQLGERRRAALARPDLDVRQRLTAYGDLYLPEGPGDPRWILWVEVWGRSPASAEIRQGQLEIEAPWQADLVALLQEGIDGGEFRIPDGRPGDRAGIEGRARQIRAVLDGFAVPLAIGLPGADRADALAQVASVTTALLGAG
- the melC2 gene encoding tyrosinase MelC2 translates to MAVRKNQATLTAKEKRDFVDAVLQLKRLGRYDGYVSTHNRFIVSDTDNGERTGHRSPSFLPWHRRFLLQFEQDLQSVNPAVTLPYWDWTADRTTSASLWGADLLGGSGRPGDGRVTTGPFAGAGGQWPISVRPDSRDYLRRSLGTGVGQLPTRADVESVLAVRTYDAAPWNSSSDGFRNQLEGWRGVNLHNRVHVWVGGLMGTGMSPNDPVFWLHHCFIDKLWAEWQRRHPDQGYLPTVATPDVCALGTPMKPWNDTTPADMLDHTRHYTYDSTF
- a CDS encoding DUF3105 domain-containing protein; this encodes MGSASKQSKPTSGNPGNRQSQADRQADRKARIAELREAEKRRDRRNKIIAFSVAGVLVAGMIGAGAWIALDAKHTKDAKAAAAKAPITGVKTYSNLSRNHVETKVTYPQTPPVGGDHNPVWLTCMGNVYDKPVQNENAVHSMEHGAVWVTYNSKASAADIKTLSTKVKATPYSFMSPYPDEKGTVTLSAWGTQLVVDSASDPRVEQFFTKYVEGPQTQEPGASCSQGAMQ